Below is a window of Leisingera sp. S132 DNA.
ACCGTTCCCGCAAGACAGCGATGTGGAGATCCCCGAGGGATTCGCCCCCGGCAAGCCTGCCGGAACCGGGGTGATCCGCGATGCTGCCATTGCCGGTGTCCGCGCCTGGCGCCGCAGCGGCCATGCCAAGGCGGAGGTTTCGGAGCAGAACATCACCGCCAATCACCTGCAGGCGCGGCTGGATGCCCGGCTGCACCTGGCACCGGGGCCGAAACTGCGCTTCGGGCAGATGCGGATCACTGGCGATACGGCCGTGACCGAAGACGCCATCCGCCGCATCGCCGGGTTCCCGGCGGGAGAAGACTTCCACCCCGACCTGATTTCGAAGTCTGCCACAAGGCTGCGGCGCACCGGCACGTTCTCCAGCGTTGTCCTGCGCGAGGCGGAACAGCCGAACCCGGACGGCACCCTCGATTTCGTGGCCCAGGTTGAGGACCTGCCGCCCCGCCGCCTGACCTTTGGCGCTGAGGTCAGCTCCTCCGACGGGCTGGAGCTGTCGGGCAGCTGGATGCACCGCAACCTGTTCGGCAATGCCGAGAAGCTGCGGATTGAGGCGCGGGTCAGCGGCATCGGCAGCAGCAACGACATCGATGGCCGCATCGCGGTGCGGCTGGACCGGCCCGCAAAACTGGGCCCCGATGACAGCATCTTCTACCTGGCAGAGGCCGAGCGGCTGGATGAAGAGCATTACACCGCCACCCGTGTCTATGGCGCCATCGGGGCGCGGCGGACCTTTTCGGAAACCTTCTATGCCGAGGCCGCCCTTGGCGTCTCCTCCACACTGGCGGAGGACGTGTTCGGCAAGCGCCGGTTCAAATACGTGGCAGGCAGGTTCCGCGCCGAATATGACGCCCGCGACAGCCGGGTGAACCCGGCCAGCGGCTACTTCCTGCAAGGCGCCGCCACGCCCTTCATCGGAATTGACGGCAGCAAGTCGGGCCTGCAGGTGAAAGCCGACGGGCGCGCCTATTACGGGCTGGGCGCGGAGGACCGGATCGTGCTGGCGGGCCGCATGCAGCTGGGCTCAGTCGTGGGGCCGTCGCTCAGCGAAATCTCCCCAACTCTTCTGTTCTTCTCCGGCGGTGCGGGCACCGTGCGCGGGCATGAATACCAGTCGCTGGGGGTGCCGGCCAACGGCGGCACTGCGGGCGGGCGCAGCTTTGCCGCCCTGTCCGCCGAAGTGCGCGGCAAGGTCACCGACAAGATCTCTCTGGTCGGCTTTTACGACCTCGGCTTTGTCGACGCGGACAGTTTCGTCTCCGGCTCTTCCGCGCGCCATGCGGGCGCGGGCATCGGCGTGCGCTATGACGTTGCTGGCATCGGCCCGATCCGGCTCGACCTTGCCTATCCGGTGGACGGCGGCTCCGAGGACGGGCTGCAATTCTATATCGGGATAGGACAGGCGTTTTGAGACAGCTTCTTGGCTATACGCTCGCACTGGGCCTGACCGTAGCACCGGTTGCGGCGCAGGAAACCACCGAAGAGGATGCCGGCGGGCTGCTGGTTGATTTCCTTGAGGACACCCTGTCCGGCGACAGCCGCTATATCAGCGTGAGCGGCCTGGAGGGCGCGTTTTCCTCTGAGGCCAAGATCAAGAAGATCACCGTGGCTGACGAGGACGGCATCTGGCTGACCGTCGAGGGCGCGGTGCTGGACTGGAACCGGCTGGATTTGCTGCGCGGACGGTTCTCGGTCAATGAACTGTCAGCCGAGCGCATCGAGGTGGCGCGCGCGCCGGAGCCGCTGCCGCCGGACCCGGAGCTGCCGGAGGCCGAAACCACACCCTTTGCCCTGCCGGAGCTGCCGGTGGCCATCGAACTGGGGCAGATCAAGGCAGCGCGGATCGAACTGGGCGCGGAACTGGCCGGCACCGCGGCAAGCCTGCGGGTCGAGGGGTCGCTGAAACTGGCGGATGGCACGCTGGACACCAAGCTGGAGGCCGCGCGGCTGGACAAGCCCGGCGACCACATCCGGCTGCAGGCCGCCTATGCCAATGAAACCCAGCAGATCACCCTGGATCTGTCGGTGGATGAGGCTGCAGGCGGACTGATTTCGCGCGGGCTGGACCTGCCCGGAAACCCCGACTTGCAATTGACCGCCAAGGGCAGCGGCCCGGTCACGGATTTCACCGCCGATATCGCCTTCAGCACCAATGGCACCGAGCGGCTGGGCGGCCAGGTGGTGCTGGCAGCCCGTCCCCTGCCTGCAGATTCCGCGCCGGAAACGCCGCGCGACATCGGGTTTTCCGCCGATCTGGGCGGCAACATCGACGTGCTGCTGCCGCCGGTGCACCGGCCGTTCTTTGGCCCCGGCCTGCGCCTGAACGTCAAAGGCCTGCGCGAAGGCAGCGGCGCTGTGACGCTGGATACGCTGGTCCTGCGCACCAACGCCCTGCGGATCACCGGCGCCGCAGCGCTGGATGCGGGCGGCAAGCTGGCCACCGCCAACCTGAAGACCGCGATCTCCCCGCCCGCAGGCCAAGCAGCGGTCACGCTGCCGACCAGCGACGGCCAGACCACACTGGCCAAGGCCGACCTGCAGTTGCAGAAAACTCTCGAAGGCCGCTGGGTGCTGGACGGGGTTCTGAACCAGCTGAGCCACCCCGGCGCACTGGTGGATACGGCTGAAATCGCCGGCCGCGGCACCCTGGACCAGACCAGCGGCTTTGCGCTGGAGGGCCGGCTGAGCGCCGGCCTCAGCGGGTTCCAGCCGCGCGACCCGGCACTGGCCAAGGCCACCGGAAATGAGATCCGGTTTGAAGGCACGCTCAGCACCGACGGCCCCGGCGCGCTGCATATCACGGATATGGAGCTGCGCGGCAGCGACTATCAGGCCGCGGGCGATGTCGCCTTTGACGGTCTGGAAGAAGGGCTGAAAGTGACCGCGGACCTGACGGCGGGCGCTGCGGATCTTGGCCGTTTTTCCGATCTGGCAGGCCGCCCGCTGGGCGGCGCCGTGCAGGCGGAGGTCACGGGATCCTTCATCCCGCTGACCGGCGGGTTCGACACCGATCTTTCACTGCAGGCGCAGGACCTGTCCGCGGGCATTGCCCAGGCGGACGAACTGCTGGCAGGCGCCACCACGCTGGACCTGAAGGCCGCACGGGATGAAAACGGCGTCAGCATCGACCAGTTTAACCTGGCCGGCAGCGCGCTCGCGGCCACCGCCAAGGGCACGCTGAACAACCAGGCCGGCCAGCTGGACATCACGGCCAGGCTGAACCGGCTGGAAGTGCTGGTGCCGCAGGCGCCCGGCACGCTGGAGCTGGCCACCACCCTCAGCCGTTCCGGCGATACCTTCAGCGGTGTGGCGGAACTGAAGGGGCCGCATACCTCCAGCGCTAAACTGGACGGCTCTGTGACGCTTCAGGGCGACGCGGATTTCACCTTTGCCGCAGCCTGGAACGAGCTGGAACGCTTTGTGCCGCAACTGGCAGGCAAGCTGAGCGCTGAGGGTGTGGCGGAACGGCGCAATGGCGAATGGCAGGTGACTGTTCAAGCCAAAGGGCCTGCGGGGATTGCGGTGGAGACCGAGGCCCGTTTCACGGAGAGCAACGGCAGCACCGATCTGAAGTTCGACGCGGTGATGGCAGAGCTGCAGCGGCTGGTGCCGGACCTGCCCGGCCGGCTGGCAGCCGCCGGCACCGCCACCCGGCGCGACGGCACCTGGACGGTGGACAGCACCGCCAGCGGCCCGGCAGGCATCGACAGCCGCATCGCAGGCAGCTGGAACGAAGCCAAAGGCACCGCTGATGTGACCGCCAAGGGCACTCTGCGGCTGGAGGGGCTTAATCCGTTTCTCTCGCCCAACCTGATCCAGGGGCCCGCGAATTTCGACATGGCCCTGCGCGGTGTTCCGGCGCTCGATGGGGTCAGCGGCACTATCTCCATCCCCGGCGCCTCGCTGGCCGTCCCGGCCGCAGCGCAGCGGGTGGATGATATCAATGCGACGGTCTCCATCGCCCGGTCAAATGCACAGGTGCAAGTCTCTGCCCGCCCCCGCGACGGCGGCACGGTGCGGATCAGCGGTCCGGTCGGGCTGCTGCCGCCGTTCAACGGCAGCCTGCAGATTGCCATCGGCGACGTGGTGGTGACAGATCATCTGTCCTATGAAACCCTGCTGAATGGCAGCCTGGCAATGTCCGGCGCCATGGCGGGCAACAACCGGATTGCCGGCCAGATCAATGTGGGTGAAACCAATATCAACCTGAACACAGCAGGCGGTTCGGTCTCCTCTGCGCCGATTCCGCCGATCCGCCATGTGGGCGCACCGCGCGAGGTGCGCCGGACACTGGCCCGTGCCGGGCTGACCGGCAGCAGCAGCGGCAGCGCAGGCGGCTCCGGCAGGACCGACCTGGACATCATGATCAGCGCACCGTCGCGGATCTTTGCCCGCGGCCGCGGGTTGCGCTCAGAACTGGGCGGCCAGATCCACCTGCGCGGCACCACCGCGCGGCCCTCGCCTTCCGGCCAGATCAGCCTGATCCGCGGCACCTTTGATATCCTCGGCCGGCGGCTGGAGCTGGATGAGGGCCGGATCACCCTCTTGGGCGACCTGAAACCCTACCTGGAGTTCAAATCCACCGCGGCCACGGAACAAGGCACCGCGACGCTGGAAATCTCCGGCCGGGTCGATGCGCCGGAGATCAAGGTGACCTCGGACCCGCCGCGGCCCAGCGAAGAGGCGCTGGCCTTGCTGCTGTTCGGCGACAATATCGGGGATATTTCACCGCTGGCGCTGGCGCGGCTGGCGGGCTCTGCCCTGACCCTCAGCGGCCGCGGCGGCGGCGCCCAGAGCAAGGTGCGCGACGCCACGGGCGCGTCGGATGTTGATATCGGCACCGACAACCTGGGAACCGGGCAGCTGGGGCTGGGAGGGTATGTGGCAGAGAACGTCTATACCGATTTCAACATCAACACCCAAGGCGACAGCGAACTGAGCATCAATCTGGACGTTACCAAAAGCCTGACCGTTCAGGGCACTGTCGACAGCGAGGGGGAAACCGGCGTCGGCCTGTTCTTCAAGCGGGACTATTGACCATGCTGCCTGAGCGGGGCTTGCAGAGGACGGAATAAGCCGGCAAGCTGCCAGCGGTATTCCGGGCAACCGCAGATTGGGGACGCTGTGGGCAGAACACTCACCCAGAAGCTGGCAGGCCGCGCCAGCCGTATCGCGCACCGCGCCAGGTTCCGCGCCTCGCTGCGCCATCTGCACGGGCCGGCGCGCCGCTTTGCAGCGCCCGGTCAGGTGGTGCTGATCGCCCTGGTGCGCGACGGGTCCTATTATCTGGATGTGTTCTTCGGCCATTACCGGCAGCTGGGTGTCTCTGCCTTTGTGTTCTTTGACAATGGCTCCGCTGACGGCACCATCGAGCGTATCCGGCAGGAGCCGGACACTGCGGTGCTGCAGTCCTCCCTGCCCTGGCTGCAATACGAAAACACCTTTCGCGCCTATGCGGCGGACCGCTACGGCCGGGACCGATGGTGCCTGTTTGCCGACATGGATGAGCTGTTCGACTTTGAGGGCGGCGAAACCGCCGGGCTGACCGGGCTGACACGCTACCTGACGCAGCGAGGATACACTGCCCTGCAAGCCGAAATGCTGGAAATGTTCCCCCAAGGCCCGCTGTCCGCGGCCCGCGGGCTGTCTTACGGCGAAGCGGTGCAGAGATTCCGGTTTTCTGACATCAGCGCTGTGAGGCAAGTGGATTACGCTGCCGAGGACACCGGCTTTGCCTATTACCTGCGCCAGAACGCCCTGCCGCCGGGCGGCGCAAGGATGCTGTTCGGCGGGGTGCGCGGCAAGGTGTTCGGCGAGACCTGCTGCCTCAGCAAGCACCCGCTGGTGTTCAACGGGCCGGGCGTCCAGGCAGCGGTGCATCCGCACGCCTCTGCAGGCGTGCGGGTCGCTGATACTGAAGGGCTGATCCGCCACTACAAATTCGCCGGTGACAGCCTGGCGCGGGATCTGAAGATCCAGGCTGAGGCCGTGTCTGCCCACGGCGAGGACCGCCAGCGCAGCGGCGTGATGCAGGCGCAGCCGGATCTTGGCCTGTGGTCCTCAGACGCAATCGAGGACCCGGAAATTGCGGATCTGCAGCGCCTGGGCTTCCTGCGCGGCTCGTCCGCATACAGCGAATTTCTTGCCGGAGAGGCCGCATGAGCGCGGCTGCCATCGCCGCGGTGGTCATCGGCCGCAACGAGGGCGCGCGGCTGATCCGCTGCCTGCGCGCCCTGCAGGGCCAGGTGCAGCAGCTGATCTATGTCGACAGCGGTTCCACGGATGGTTCGGCGGAGGCAGCCCGGAAACTGGGCGCCGAAGTGGTCGCGCTGGACCTCAGCCGGCCGTTCACTGCCGCCCGCGCCCGCAACGCCGGACTGGCGGCGCTGGCATCCGGGACTGAATTTGTGCAGTTCGTGGATGGCGACTGCGAGGCGGATCCGGACTGGATCGCCACTGCCGCGGATTTCATGCAGGCACATCCCAGGGCAGCAGTGGCTTGCGGGCGGCGGCGGGAGCGGTTCCCCGAGGTGTCCGTCTACAACCGGCTGTGTGATGCGGAATGGGACACGCCCGCTGGCGAGGCCAAGGCCTGCGGCGGCGACGCGCTGATGCGGGTGGCGGCGGTCTATACCGCGGGCGGCTACCGTGAGGGGCTGATCGCGGGTGAGGAGCCGGAATTGTGCCTGCGCCTGCGCCGGGCGGGCTGGCAGGTCTGGCGGCTGGAGGCTGAAATGACCCTGCATGACGCGCAGATGCTGCGCTTCACCCAATGGTGGAACCGCAGCCGCCGCGCAGGCCACGCCTTTGCCGAAGGCGCCGCCTTGCACGGCACCGGGCCGGAGCGCCACTGGGTGGCCGAGACCCGCCGCGCGCTCCTGTGGGGCGCCGCGCTGCCTGCCGGCATCCTGATGGCCGGGCTGCTCAGCCCCTCTTTGGCGCTGGCGGCATTGATCTACCCCGCCCAGGTGCTGCGCCTGTCCCGCCGCATGGGGTTTGAACAGGCGCTGTTCACGGTGCTTGGGAAGTTCGCCGAGGCCGCAGGCGCGCTGGAATTCTACTGGCGCCGCTGGCGCGGCAGCGCGCGCGGCATACTGGAGTACAAGTAGCCCGCCGTCAGCGCGCCCGGATGCGCCAGGCTGCGAGGGTAAGCCCGGGCAGGATCGCCAGGCATTTGACATAGCGCGGCAGCAGCCGGACAGGGCTGGACAGCGCCCGCCACAGCCATTCCATCGCAATCGCGCGGACCCAGGCGGGGGCGCGTTTCTGGTGACCGCCGAGGAAATCCAGGCCGGCCCCGACCGAGGCAAAACCGGCTGCAGGCGCCAGCTTGCGGCCGCGCTGGGCAAACTGCTCCTGTTTCGGCGCGCCCAGCGCCAGGAAACACAGGCAGGGGCCTGTGGCGTCCAGCCGGTGAAGGATCTGATCCGCCTCCTGCCCTTCCGGATCAAAGCGGCCGGAGGGCGCATGGGTCCAGGCAATCTCCAGCCCTGGCACCGCATCGGTCAGCGCGTCCCCGGCATCCTGCAGCGCCTCCTCCGTGCTGCCCGCCAGCACCACCGGCACCTTGGCCTCCGCCGCCAGGCGGCACAGCGGCAGCACCATGTCCGACCCCGGCATCAGCTCCACCGGGCGGCGGGCAAGATGTGACAGCCAGACAATCGGGCGCCCGTCCGCCACCACCAGGTCCTGCGCCTGATAGGCAGACAGGAACTCCGCCGACGCAGCCATCTTGACCAGGTGATCCAGGTTCAGCGTCGCCAGCGCAAAGCCCTGCCCCGCCTTGAAACGGGCCCGGATTTCGGCTTCCAGCCCGGTCCGCGTGGCTGTGTTCACCGCTACCCTGCGGCCTTGGCATTCAAAAAACATGGGCGTCCCCGGGTCTGCTTTGCCCCGTGATACAGCCGCCGCTGCCGCCCGGCCAGTGCCCGGGGCACAGCACCGCAGCCAGCGTGGCAAAGCTGCACACCGTTAACCCGTTGTTGCAAATCCGCGCGACAGCGCCGCGCGCAACAGCTAAACTTTGATGCAAATACCGGGGAACTGAGGGAGCACGGGGCTTTGCC
It encodes the following:
- a CDS encoding autotransporter assembly complex family protein; amino-acid sequence: MNFPFRPRPLACALAFSLLTLPALPGNAAEATLQAPGADAALAEKLRGASASVAASGETSVQELLAAALSDYRTLVQVLYDAGHFSPVVNIRLDGREAAQIQPLNPPKTVNKVEITVKPGPRFAFGRAELAPFPQDSDVEIPEGFAPGKPAGTGVIRDAAIAGVRAWRRSGHAKAEVSEQNITANHLQARLDARLHLAPGPKLRFGQMRITGDTAVTEDAIRRIAGFPAGEDFHPDLISKSATRLRRTGTFSSVVLREAEQPNPDGTLDFVAQVEDLPPRRLTFGAEVSSSDGLELSGSWMHRNLFGNAEKLRIEARVSGIGSSNDIDGRIAVRLDRPAKLGPDDSIFYLAEAERLDEEHYTATRVYGAIGARRTFSETFYAEAALGVSSTLAEDVFGKRRFKYVAGRFRAEYDARDSRVNPASGYFLQGAATPFIGIDGSKSGLQVKADGRAYYGLGAEDRIVLAGRMQLGSVVGPSLSEISPTLLFFSGGAGTVRGHEYQSLGVPANGGTAGGRSFAALSAEVRGKVTDKISLVGFYDLGFVDADSFVSGSSARHAGAGIGVRYDVAGIGPIRLDLAYPVDGGSEDGLQFYIGIGQAF
- a CDS encoding glycosyltransferase family 2 protein, producing MGRTLTQKLAGRASRIAHRARFRASLRHLHGPARRFAAPGQVVLIALVRDGSYYLDVFFGHYRQLGVSAFVFFDNGSADGTIERIRQEPDTAVLQSSLPWLQYENTFRAYAADRYGRDRWCLFADMDELFDFEGGETAGLTGLTRYLTQRGYTALQAEMLEMFPQGPLSAARGLSYGEAVQRFRFSDISAVRQVDYAAEDTGFAYYLRQNALPPGGARMLFGGVRGKVFGETCCLSKHPLVFNGPGVQAAVHPHASAGVRVADTEGLIRHYKFAGDSLARDLKIQAEAVSAHGEDRQRSGVMQAQPDLGLWSSDAIEDPEIADLQRLGFLRGSSAYSEFLAGEAA
- a CDS encoding translocation/assembly module TamB domain-containing protein, which translates into the protein MRQLLGYTLALGLTVAPVAAQETTEEDAGGLLVDFLEDTLSGDSRYISVSGLEGAFSSEAKIKKITVADEDGIWLTVEGAVLDWNRLDLLRGRFSVNELSAERIEVARAPEPLPPDPELPEAETTPFALPELPVAIELGQIKAARIELGAELAGTAASLRVEGSLKLADGTLDTKLEAARLDKPGDHIRLQAAYANETQQITLDLSVDEAAGGLISRGLDLPGNPDLQLTAKGSGPVTDFTADIAFSTNGTERLGGQVVLAARPLPADSAPETPRDIGFSADLGGNIDVLLPPVHRPFFGPGLRLNVKGLREGSGAVTLDTLVLRTNALRITGAAALDAGGKLATANLKTAISPPAGQAAVTLPTSDGQTTLAKADLQLQKTLEGRWVLDGVLNQLSHPGALVDTAEIAGRGTLDQTSGFALEGRLSAGLSGFQPRDPALAKATGNEIRFEGTLSTDGPGALHITDMELRGSDYQAAGDVAFDGLEEGLKVTADLTAGAADLGRFSDLAGRPLGGAVQAEVTGSFIPLTGGFDTDLSLQAQDLSAGIAQADELLAGATTLDLKAARDENGVSIDQFNLAGSALAATAKGTLNNQAGQLDITARLNRLEVLVPQAPGTLELATTLSRSGDTFSGVAELKGPHTSSAKLDGSVTLQGDADFTFAAAWNELERFVPQLAGKLSAEGVAERRNGEWQVTVQAKGPAGIAVETEARFTESNGSTDLKFDAVMAELQRLVPDLPGRLAAAGTATRRDGTWTVDSTASGPAGIDSRIAGSWNEAKGTADVTAKGTLRLEGLNPFLSPNLIQGPANFDMALRGVPALDGVSGTISIPGASLAVPAAAQRVDDINATVSIARSNAQVQVSARPRDGGTVRISGPVGLLPPFNGSLQIAIGDVVVTDHLSYETLLNGSLAMSGAMAGNNRIAGQINVGETNINLNTAGGSVSSAPIPPIRHVGAPREVRRTLARAGLTGSSSGSAGGSGRTDLDIMISAPSRIFARGRGLRSELGGQIHLRGTTARPSPSGQISLIRGTFDILGRRLELDEGRITLLGDLKPYLEFKSTAATEQGTATLEISGRVDAPEIKVTSDPPRPSEEALALLLFGDNIGDISPLALARLAGSALTLSGRGGGAQSKVRDATGASDVDIGTDNLGTGQLGLGGYVAENVYTDFNINTQGDSELSINLDVTKSLTVQGTVDSEGETGVGLFFKRDY
- a CDS encoding WecB/TagA/CpsF family glycosyltransferase, coding for MFFECQGRRVAVNTATRTGLEAEIRARFKAGQGFALATLNLDHLVKMAASAEFLSAYQAQDLVVADGRPIVWLSHLARRPVELMPGSDMVLPLCRLAAEAKVPVVLAGSTEEALQDAGDALTDAVPGLEIAWTHAPSGRFDPEGQEADQILHRLDATGPCLCFLALGAPKQEQFAQRGRKLAPAAGFASVGAGLDFLGGHQKRAPAWVRAIAMEWLWRALSSPVRLLPRYVKCLAILPGLTLAAWRIRAR
- a CDS encoding glycosyltransferase family 2 protein, coding for MSAAAIAAVVIGRNEGARLIRCLRALQGQVQQLIYVDSGSTDGSAEAARKLGAEVVALDLSRPFTAARARNAGLAALASGTEFVQFVDGDCEADPDWIATAADFMQAHPRAAVACGRRRERFPEVSVYNRLCDAEWDTPAGEAKACGGDALMRVAAVYTAGGYREGLIAGEEPELCLRLRRAGWQVWRLEAEMTLHDAQMLRFTQWWNRSRRAGHAFAEGAALHGTGPERHWVAETRRALLWGAALPAGILMAGLLSPSLALAALIYPAQVLRLSRRMGFEQALFTVLGKFAEAAGALEFYWRRWRGSARGILEYK